taaacgcgcctcgtaaACCAACACTGCAtgtacacgtatatagggaaaccaactttttcacaataaccattttgttttctatatgttatattttgccgcatttgttgctttcctcacatccttccttttgtctatattattataagattctcctggaaagagctccTTTTGAATAAAtgggatcaacgaacccattgCCTTACCTTTTTaaaagatagatcagtaaacatgggcataattatcatgattatgggtgattattcaaactagtaaacacattttacagttcaaacaaggcaatgccgagcgtggcatcccctcgtatgtTATAACGTAttgggacaaatatggacactatatttgtatatgacacattcagagaatggtaaattgaatatgcatattaaatacataaacttttttttagaaatcaaccaaaacattcagtaactggaaatacctttaatattgtctttagaaccagcaAGTAAAAAATTagcaaccaatttcctgtgtattatgctaattcaaggagaaaaaacaagtccatctgcatgGCCTTGACCTTTGGCCTTGAACGTAAAACATCTCACATCATTACATGGAGGAAGAATATACCAAATGtgattaaaatcttttgaagaatattggttttagagtgtccacaagAGTGATAATGCCTTGTATTGcaactgccactgtgaccttgacctttgaactttaaagtcaaaAGTGCTTAAGATATTCTTAACGAGTAACAACATGCCAAGGCTTGAGAATTTTGGTTCTAGATTGTCCATAACAGTTTTATCTACACGCAACTTACATGTAGAAGGAGATGGGATaataaactaaatttttataagaattaaagaaaaaggTCGATTTCCCTCCATGCATGGCAGACTTGTACTTGTTGTCGAAATTCAGTtcattacataaaaaaagttcACAACAGGTAGAACGCATTTTTAGATCGTTTGTATACTTGTattatgtacatacatgtattttacctttattaaGCTTGTTTATTTTCTAGAGAAGATGGAaccatataatttaaatgcatcgtaagctgtacacgacgtcttttagacatcgcatggccatcgcgccatcattGTAATCCCTCGTGTAGCCTTCatgatccatcgtgtaggcttcggctgagatatgaagcttaaaaaCCCGCCTTCGGTTAACCTTcatatgtccatcttttgctatcgtatataatttcggcaccatcgtatggacttcgttattcatcgtacttgcttcggtcactttttaatattttaacgagatcgggaccaacttcgtacgaacttacaattttcgcattcgggtgtccatcgtatataaaaatcgggacagtgtgacacgggcataaatataatattaaaatgactttccgaatttttcttgttgttattttttttccaacttttttaaTTGCCTGTAATCAATATTTCCTAGCTtgatcctggtacttttgataactattgaaacTCATTTTAAAGACGAGAATGGACTCAATAATAGtgttcataaaattgagaatgaaaatggggaatgtatcaaagagacaacagcccgaTAATAGagaaaacacaacagcagaaggtcaccaacaggtcttaaatgtagctagaaatttccgcacccggaggcgtccttcagatggccccaaaacaaatatactagtatactagttcggtgataatgaacgccatgcaatttccaaattgtacacaagaaactaaaattaaaataatacaagactaacaaaggccagaggctccggacttgggacaggcgcgaaaatgcggcggggttaaacatgttcatgAGATCTCCtcctccccctatacctttagccaatgtagaaaagtaaatgcataacaatacgcacatttaaaattcaattcaagagaagtccgagtctgatgtcagaagatgtaaccaaagaaaataaacaaaatgacaataatacataaataacaccagactactagcagttaactgacatgccagctccagacttcaattaaactgattgaaagattatgatttcaccatatgaatatcaggcacaatccttcccgttaggggtttagtgtCATACCATcctaacatatatgagaagaacataacccgtgtcatgttaacaactggtttttgaataaatgtgtttagttccgatgcaaagaccctataagtgaatcaatagtAACGCCAAAATATACAGtttttaatgacctgacaacagtatcgtaactatatcccttcttgataagtctatttaaaggttttgttagtttgaggtgaatactgacatttttgtgctttataaagaatatcaTATATCATGTTTGGTGGTTATTGTGTCTgacgtaataaattataaatctgaTGATTATGTTCACTATTCTTCAAGTTATGGTGCTTGAATGAGACAGTTGCATTGACTACTACTATCGTGCATGGTCATTATCAATATgcacaacaaaatcaaaaaattataaaaaaaatgacgaaatGTTCATTATCGGAAAACAGAACACGTAAACTTATCAAcgaaagaaaaatgaaaattacgaaacttactttttacaatttttccatcgctgaaaacattttgtttacaagTTGGACAGGGAAGCTGAACATCTTTTCCACCCATCATCGGAAGATTTGCCAAGCTTTCTGCTATAACTTTAGGTGAGAAATCTTCAAAATACTTGGAACCCATTGATGAACTTGGAATAACTTTGAATGGAAAGAAAGCATACGGATCTTTTCCTCGTTCTctctttttgtctttcttttttgacTTTGAAGTATCAGGTCTTTCCAATCGTTTGATTATAATTGGAGCTGTACTAGTTTCTGTTGTTATTGATTTTTCAGGAGGTGTGCTTATTATTTCCAAATCTTTTTTCCCTTGCATTGTTTTCATTCCAATACTTGATATGGCTTCCTTATCCGTTTGACTAATTGTAGTTTGCTGAATGTCTGTAATAGTGTCATCTGAAGGTAACTTATTTGGATTAAAGTTCTTTTTTGTTCGGTTTTCTGTTGGATTCTCGTTATTCGATCGCTCCACACCTTTCACAGATTGAGTCAATGTAATGCGCTCATCACCtttcagtgtttttgtttgGGTATAACCTTCAGTTTGTTTATTAACTTTCTTGATTTTACCATCGTCTTTTCCTCGAAATGACTGCACACCAATTTCATCGATTAGCCTGTTGTTGAGGTCTAAATCTGACTTAGGCATTTGCGATTtttcaaatgatcgatttaatcctttttgtgatttttttgcTAATTCagttttttcagtatttttctcTTCTGTTTGTGATAtgcttattttttgtttattgattgGAACTTCATCGTGAAAGTTGTCTGGATGTTCTGTCGATACATCGGTTAGTTTTTCATGAAAACTAGTATAATTTTGTGATATAACTGAACATGTATCACAATTGTCTATTTGTTTGCGGGTGTTGATTGCACCATTCCCCAGTGACCGTTTAGATTCATTTTTAGTTTTTGCACTGGTTTTGTCTTCTTCGTTATCCCTACCTATGCTATCTGAGCTTGTAGCATTTCTTGTTCCGTTAAATTCTGTTATACATTCACGACTTCTTGTATCAAGTTTGGCTTTTTCgtcgttcatttttttggataatttagaTATATGTTCAAGTTTCGATACCAGGCTATTATAACCATCAAtctcatttgatttttgtataGACTCATTTgtcttttgtaaataattacGGGGTCTCTTTTCGTCCATAGATAGATTCCAGTCTGTTTTATCGACTCCACTTGCCTTGATAATTCCAGGCAAAGAGGAAGCAAATAAATGGGTTCGTTTATAGTTTGTCTTTGATTTTCCATTGTCTGATTTTGTAAGTGTCTGATCTAAGCTGTCTTTTTCATTATCCGATTTGTCCGGCCTTTCATTATCTAGTATCTGATGTtcgttttttaatgtttgttcgtTTTTATTATCCGATGTGTAGtctcttttattttctataacgGACTGTTTTTCACTGACCGGTTTACACGGTTTTTCCGTGTCTAGTGAAGACTGATTGCCATCCTCTCGACCAAGCTTGCTAAAAGAATCATCGGACTTGTATATCCTTGAGGACTTTCCAGTCTCTATTGATATTTCATGACCATATCGGTCTTCATGGCATGTTTTGACGGTAGATATTATCTCTGTTCTGTCTTTTCGTAAACTTTCTGCAGATTTTCGTCGTTCGGGAGAAGATCCAATAGACAATAAGTCACTTATTAAACTAAATGAGTTGTCAAATTCCTTAACGAACAAACCGTTCTGGCGTCCGACTAGTAAATTTTTAAGCAATTTATTAGAGTAGGTACCatgttctttaatttttaaattctgtGACGCTGAACCTGACTGACTATTGCTAGATGTTCCTGATAAATCTCTTGTTTTCATATCTGTTTTAAAAGGTGTGTTATGATTTATATCATCATTCACTGTACGACCTTTGTTGTTCTTTAAAGGATATACTTTTTCGTCAAGTTCAGTATTGCAATCACCTATACGTGCATTTAAAATGGCGGCGTTTAAGGGTTCCCCTTCCGATATCGACTTGTTTGATTGACTATTTCGACTGATCATCAAAGAACTTTTGGTCTGCCGGAGTTCTGAATTGGTAGAAAGTAATGTATCATCAATCAGTAGGGAAGAAGAACCACGATTATTCTCTTTGGTCGAGTTGTCACCACTAAATTTGGGAGTGCATACTTCTTTTATCTTATCGTCTACTATTGCTGGTTTATCTACTGGAAAATTTGTTGATTCGAGTTCTTTGGTTGAAGTAGAACTAACTTTAGATTGAGAAATGCTACGACGATCAAGTTCATTTGAACATGCAATGTTTTCAATTTGTGATTCTAATACTGTTTCTCTCTGAAATggtttatcattttcaaaattatctgTATCATTTTCCGGATAACTTTTATAGACTGTATCCATAATTTCCAACGATCTCTTGGCTTCAAAATGTACATCTAATTCATTCGCCTTCTTTTGTAAtgctttaatttttctttcttcGGTTTCTTTTTTATCATGAACCAGCAAGATTTCATCGTCGCCATTTGAATAAGGCCTTCCCTTTTCAAGTTCCCATTCGtcagaaatatttgatttattgtcAATGTCATATAATGTCACATGTTCTTGATTGTTATCAGCAGGTCCTATGTGACAGTCTTGCGCTTCATTATCGCTATGAGAGAACTCTTTCTGAGAAATACTTTTAGACAAATGGTTGTATGATTCATGACAACCGTCTATAGATAAATCGCTTGCTGTATCACTTTCGGAGTCGTACAAAATATCATTGCCGATATCGCCATTGGAAAATATGTTGTCTTTGATCTCACGTTCATGTGAGACTTTATCTCTTGACAGTCCAGTTACTTTCTCATCATATCTGGTCTCCTGATTTTCACTTGACACTCCATAATCCACTGGTGTATTAGATactttcaaaacttcaaaaactgTACCACCGAGTAACCCCTGGATTTCTGATCCATTTCCTCTGTCGGAAGTGGTTGGAATGTGTTTTTTCCTTTGACAATTGAGCTTCAAATGGATATTGTCTAGTTTATACAATAATGTATGGTATATAAATGGCACCCTTCTGTTTCTCAAACTATCATCTGTATCATTCATCctaaatgtatgaaataaacaGTTAAGGAAGTATgttttataagattttcagtaatttaatttagaaaattttcattctgaTGATTCGTTACATAAACCACATATTTCCTTGTTGAGTAGATGTATAATAGAACATTTTATACTTAAAATACTTGTGCTGTGGTATTTAGtttatgatatttgtatttgatatagcGGTTATTATAGGGAATAGGAAATTGAAACAATACATTATTACTTTATTTGATACTATACTATTCCTGTTAATGATTTCCGCAGGCAATccaatactttaaatatttccagatacaaaaattgaatattataattttcatgtTCACTCTCGAGAAATTCACCATTCATTTTTCAAGATACATCATTATTCGTGGTTGCTATGATTGAAGATTTTCCTTAAAATTCGATTAAATGATTGATAGATTGATTGTTAGATGTGTAGTTTATTACAATTTGAGCCGGGAGAAATATTATTGACAGACTGACTTGACGAAAAGTTATACACTTTATAGTGAGCGAAGCAAGGTAAATATCAAGCCGCTCGCATGGTGACGAAACATTGATGACTGACGaccaaa
This is a stretch of genomic DNA from Mytilus trossulus isolate FHL-02 chromosome 6, PNRI_Mtr1.1.1.hap1, whole genome shotgun sequence. It encodes these proteins:
- the LOC134721036 gene encoding uncharacterized protein LOC134721036 gives rise to the protein MNDTDDSLRNRRVPFIYHTLLYKLDNIHLKLNCQRKKHIPTTSDRGNGSEIQGLLGGTVFEVLKVSNTPVDYGVSSENQETRYDEKVTGLSRDKVSHEREIKDNIFSNGDIGNDILYDSESDTASDLSIDGCHESYNHLSKSISQKEFSHSDNEAQDCHIGPADNNQEHVTLYDIDNKSNISDEWELEKGRPYSNGDDEILLVHDKKETEERKIKALQKKANELDVHFEAKRSLEIMDTVYKSYPENDTDNFENDKPFQRETVLESQIENIACSNELDRRSISQSKVSSTSTKELESTNFPVDKPAIVDDKIKEVCTPKFSGDNSTKENNRGSSSLLIDDTLLSTNSELRQTKSSLMISRNSQSNKSISEGEPLNAAILNARIGDCNTELDEKVYPLKNNKGRTVNDDINHNTPFKTDMKTRDLSGTSSNSQSGSASQNLKIKEHGTYSNKLLKNLLVGRQNGLFVKEFDNSFSLISDLLSIGSSPERRKSAESLRKDRTEIISTVKTCHEDRYGHEISIETGKSSRIYKSDDSFSKLGREDGNQSSLDTEKPCKPVSEKQSVIENKRDYTSDNKNEQTLKNEHQILDNERPDKSDNEKDSLDQTLTKSDNGKSKTNYKRTHLFASSLPGIIKASGVDKTDWNLSMDEKRPRNYLQKTNESIQKSNEIDGYNSLVSKLEHISKLSKKMNDEKAKLDTRSRECITEFNGTRNATSSDSIGRDNEEDKTSAKTKNESKRSLGNGAINTRKQIDNCDTCSVISQNYTSFHEKLTDVSTEHPDNFHDEVPINKQKISISQTEEKNTEKTELAKKSQKGLNRSFEKSQMPKSDLDLNNRLIDEIGVQSFRGKDDGKIKKVNKQTEGYTQTKTLKGDERITLTQSVKGVERSNNENPTENRTKKNFNPNKLPSDDTITDIQQTTISQTDKEAISSIGMKTMQGKKDLEIISTPPEKSITTETSTAPIIIKRLERPDTSKSKKKDKKRERGKDPYAFFPFKVIPSSSMGSKYFEDFSPKVIAESLANLPMMGGKDVQLPCPTCKQNVFSDGKIVKSDCMDPVHQMLMQIPSLQSIAEKHGLVVRNIAGDGNCMFHAVIDQLRIAGDFTFNKDTLRSKSVEYLRENPCQEDGSHLMCFLSTESWEEYLIRMNRDGEWGDHMILNAITEVIGRTVTVLNNSESVTHLFPHTVSLSDEVTLDSVYLGHVGMHYVSLRPKDWEKTWAMNAKIRRMSKYLEQRQEVPDVSKDSAVGTLIGVDGLQYGHLFEGNADLLDSMIKDVYFVEPVSRVPVMHLSFIMKKMLRLDLFSYPHHHPLTVADDSGMNIAEIGSTQLGLNVRLTNFNQSMREQVQDLTDICTPEYILIPSESYYKVVGNEREMPIFNEDAQQHYLVIDTDQTHPGYCRLKAKTPIKYSGDSKGGLFTKCLSGKWFIYRVPATLLKNDTMKTDYVGGFDYEDWPFEAYHWKNRDRSVEWPRREIVEKVCKSGCYIRHKSHPGSFEKEVEFQYIFTKAEDILVNEDMTDDMRYCFYVFKALIKFQTKNIGFCLPNYLMTTVLLYACESIPADTWRNSCGACVLYMINLFHSWFRQHYFPHYFIKQNNMIDHWNKREVDNLCESTESLRLFPCMVIHFICENYGMGTWTWIIDSVMASSKKFKDDKDACWVVENVFNPTTFYYLDHYVTNPKDREFVFLQLTEAFEQNLIWTGTSFDFKAFVDEFLLTVESVKTRKTFTDFVEKELNNNSRYITFTDFLGPDYNGKYGKHRLKSSSKPEEQIEDFVLSLLIKGDFEQITHIVRCLIRETRKSFETATVDVGDIEDTELKSQIVKSNLKQTTKYLSKLQNYYWMMGICFTKMDKVQLFQEFILEYEEVIEQMPNKQSVAHLSSMWKKLKNPEKAKEVERKLESLLEKEDDHEYSRNLVKLLIKLSS